The following proteins come from a genomic window of Ruminococcaceae bacterium R-25:
- a CDS encoding protein-tyrosine phosphatase, with protein MIKILFVCHGNICRSTMAQSMFQDMVNKKGLSDRFEIDSAATSREEIGNGPHYGTVSKLRSVGIPVIPHRARQMTRADYEHYDYLIGMDSYNISNMTRLAGGDPDGKIYQLLTFAGSSRSIADPWYTDNFDETYDDLVEGLGAFMKFLQKKGI; from the coding sequence ATGATAAAAATACTATTTGTTTGCCATGGAAACATCTGCCGTTCCACAATGGCGCAATCCATGTTCCAGGATATGGTCAATAAAAAAGGTCTCTCGGACCGCTTTGAGATCGACTCTGCCGCAACGAGCCGCGAGGAGATCGGCAACGGTCCCCATTACGGAACCGTGAGCAAGCTCCGCTCCGTCGGCATTCCCGTGATTCCCCACCGCGCGCGCCAGATGACCCGCGCCGATTACGAGCACTACGATTACCTGATTGGCATGGATTCATATAACATTTCGAACATGACGCGCCTCGCAGGCGGCGATCCGGACGGCAAGATCTACCAGCTTTTGACCTTCGCGGGTTCGAGCCGCAGCATCGCAGATCCCTGGTACACCGACAATTTCGATGAGACATACGATGACCTGGTCGAAGGTCTGGGCGCCTTCATGAAGTTCCTTCAGAAGAAGGGCATCTGA